In Pseudomonas sp. FP1742, the DNA window GTAATGGGCATGCAGATGACTCAGAGAGGCCGCGATCCGGGCGAACTGCCCCTGTTGCTCCACCAGCGCCCGCAATACATCGGCTTGCGGCCCCCGCAAGGCGACGAACAACAACTCACGCAATCGCGCCTGTCCCATAACCTGGCTCTCCAGCGGGTCGTGCAGGCAGCGCAACAGCCGTTCAACACAACCCCGCATCGCATCATCGAGCACCGCCGAAGTCATGGACTCTGGCGTCTGCGCCGCGATATAGCGCCCCGACGCCAGCCCCATCGCCAGCACCAACTCACCGAGCAACACCCGGTCAATGGCGATGGAAATGCCCAGCATCGGGCCATCGGGCGCGGAAAACGTCTCGCACTCGAACGGCACCGGCAGCGCCTGAATCAAATAATGCCCGGCACCGTATTCCAGAGTACGCGACCCCAGATACGCCAACTTGCCGCCCTGGGCAATGATGACCAGGCTTGGCTCATAGATTTGCGGGCCACGGGCCAAATCACGACTGGCCCGCAAAATCTGCACGCCTGGCAACGCGGTAGGCGTGTAACCATCGCGGGTGGTCAGCGACTGGATCAGCGAAACCAGCGTGGCATTGGCATCGAGATAACGGGTCAACAACATGGGGAGCTCTTCACAAAAAAGTAGCGAAAAAAGGGATGAAAACATCATCGCAGGTCTGAACGCCAATGCGGCCAATCGAAGGTGAACGCCGGAGGATTAGGCATGACACCCGGAGGAATCGCCATGGCCGGTCACCGGTGCGGTGTCCAGAATGGCTCGCCTCACCTGTCACTGCTTTTACGAGGTTCACCATGTACACCGCCATCGGATACGCCGCTCAGTCCCCCACCACTCCCCTCGCCCCGATGAAATTCGAACGCCGCAGCCCACGGGCCGACGATGTGGCGATCGAGATTCTCTACTGCGGCGTCTGCCATTCCGACATCCACCAGGCGCGCAACGAGTGGGGCATTGCGGTTTACCCGCTGATGCCCGGCCATGAGATCGTCGGCAAAGTGACCGCCGTCGGCGCGAACGTTACTAAACACAAAGTCGGCGATCTGGTCGGCGTCGGTTGCATGGTCGACTCGTGCCGCCACTGCGAAGCCTGCCAGGCCGATCTGGAGCAATACTGCCTCGAAGGTCCGACCCTGACGTATGCCACCCCGGACCGGGTCGATGGCAGCAACACGATGGGCGGTTACTCCGACAGCATTGTGGTCAGCGAGCACTTTGTCGTACGTATCCCGGAGAAGCTCGACCTGGCCAGCGCCGCGCCGATTCTGTGTGCCGGCATCACCACCTACTCGCCGCTCAAGCACTACGGCGTCAAGGTCGGCGACAAGGTCGGGATTCTCGGCATGGGTGGCCTCGGTCACATGGGGATCAAGTTCGCCAAGGCGATGGGCGCTGAGGTGACCTTGTTCACCCGTTCGGCGAGCAAGGCTGAAGAAGGTCGTCGCCAAGGCGCAGACCACGTGATCGTGTCCACCGATGCCGAACAGATGAAGGCCGTCGCCGGACATTTCGACTTCCTGCTGGACACCATTCCAGTGCAGCACGACCTCAACCCCTACCTCGATACGCTGCGTTTCGACGGCGTGCACATTGTGGTGGGCTTGATCGAGCCGGTCGAGCCGCCGGTGCATGCGGGCAAGCTGGTGATGAGCCGTCGTGTATTGGCCGGTTCCCTGATCGGCGGCATCGCCGAAACCCAGGAAGTGCTGGATTTCTGCGCCGAGCACGGCATCTCCTGCGACATCGAAATGCTCGACATCCGCCAGATCAACGAGGCATACACCCGCATGATCGCCGGCGACGTGAAGTACCGCTTCGTGATCGACATGGCGACCTTGAAGATCTAAACCTTCAGGCCCAATTCCGCCGACAGCCGGGCCGTGACCCCTTTGATCAGGGGAATCAGCTCGGCCATTTTTTCCAGTGGCATGTACGGCACGGTGCTGGCGATGCTGATGCCGGCGACAATGCGCTTGCTGGCATCGCGGATCGGTGCCGCCACGCAGCGAATCGACGGTTCGTTATCCTCCAGGTCGAAGGCATAGCCACCGGCCACGTACTCGATCATGCGCTGCTGAAACTGCTCCCAGGATTGCTCCGGGTGCAGCGGCCAGAACTGATTTTTCCCACCCACCGGCAAGCTGATTTCATACAGCCGTTGCCATTCTTCCTGTGTGTCGTCGAGCATCAGCGCCTTGCCGATCCCGGTACGCGCCAACGGCATGCGATGCCCCACCCTCGAACGCATTTCCGGGCCATTGCGCCCCGGATTCTTGAGCAGGTACAGCACCTCGTCGCCTTCACGAATCGCCAGGTGAATGGTGTCGCCGGTCAACGCCGACAACTCATCCAGATACGGCCCGGCCAGCGTCACCAGCGGCAGCTCTTCACGCGCCTGGAAACCCAGCTCGATCAGTTTCGGCCCCAGCAGATAACCGATTTGCGGCACCACCCGCAGATAACGCTCGTCCACCAGGCAACTGGCCAGGCGATGGGTGGTGCTGCGCGTGGTGCCGATCAGCCGGGCGATTTCCTTGAGATCGCGGGCGCCACTGGCCACCGCCTGAACCACACCCAGGCCACGAAGCAGTGTCTGGGTGCCGGTCGGCGCGGCGTCCTTGGCGATTTTTGGGGCGTCTTCCTGCATATCCAGCCTTTACCGTTGAGCGAGGGAACGGGCGGCATTATGGTCGCCCGACGGCTGCGACTACAACTTGATACGCTCGACCTTGCCCACCAGCAACACGTAGGAAAGCGCGCCCAGCAACGCCAGAACCGAGATGTAGGTGATCGCCGGAGCAAACGAATCACCGGAGGCAAGGAAACCGATGACGATCGGCGTGGTGATCGCCGCCAGGTTGCCGATGAAATTGAACACCCCACCGGTCAGCCCGAGCAACCGCGCTGGAGCCAGGGTTGACACCAGCGACCAGGTGATCGAGGCCAGGCCATTACCGAAGAAGGCCAACGCGAGGAAGGCAATCACCAACGGTGTCGACTCGACGAAGTTGGCGCCGATGATCGAGGTGGAAATCAGCAATCCGCCAATGATCGGCAATTTGCGGGCAAAACCTACGGTGTAGCCACGACGGATCAAAAAGTCCGAGAAGAACCCCGAACACAGCACGCCGACAAACGCTGCGAGAAACGGCAGTGACGCCAGCAAGCCAGACTTGATGAAGTCCATGCCGCGATATTTCACCAGGTAAGTCGGGAACCATGTCAGGAAGAACCATAAAGTCGAATTGAGGCAGAACTGGCCGAGGTAAATGCCCCACAACTTGCGCTTGCTCAGGACAATCCCGAGGTCGACCCAGCTGAATTTCGCCTTGGCCCTGGCGGCTTCGGCCTGAATATCAACCAACCCGCCGCCCTCGCGGATCAGCTCGATTTCCGCGTCATTGGCGCCCTTGAAATCCCGTGGTTCGCGATACACCGCGTACCAGATCACTGCCCAAAGGATGCCCACCACACCGGTGCTGACAAACACCATGTGCCAGCCATATTGGTGTTGCAGCCAGGCAAGCACCGGTGTCAGGAACGCCAGGCCGACGAACTGCCCGGAGGTATAGAAACCGATGGCGGTGGCGCGTTCGCGCTCGGGGAACCAGGTAGTGACCACGCGGCTGTTGATTGGATACGCCGGCGCTTCCAGGGCGCCGACGGCCATGCGCAGCACGAACAGCGCAATGAAACTGGCGGCGAAGCCGAGCATCACCGTGGCCAGCGACCACAACAGCAATGCAACGCTATAGAGGATACGCGGCGGCACCCGGTCCACCAGCCAGCCACCAGGGATCTGCATGGCGGCGTAGGTCCAGCCGAATGCGGAAAAAATCAGCCCGACATGGATCGGATCGATGCCCAGATCGCTGGTCAGCGCCGGGGCGGCAATGGACAGATTGCTGCGGTCCAGGTAGTTGATCACCACCGTGATGAACAGCAGGACCATGATGAAAAATCGCTTGCGACTGGGCGTCACCAACGACGCCTGCCCGGTGAGGGTTTGCGGTTGCATGGAGGGTGCCTCTTCTTATGTTTATTGAGGTCGTTGAAAAACAGGCGCCTGAGCGCAAATCGTCCAGTCCATGGAGATCAAGTGTGGGAGCGGGCTTGCTCGCGAAAGCGGTGCGTCAGTCGACAACACTGTTGAATGTGATGCCGCCTTCGCGAGCAAGCCCGCTCCCACATTAGATTTGTGATGAGTCAGAGAGAACTCACCACTCGGCAAAACTGCCATCGGCATGACGCCAGATCGGGTTGCGCCAGCGGTGGCCGACGGCGGCACGCTCAATCACGTATTCCTCGTTGATCTCGATCCCCAGACCCGGGCCATTGGGGATCTTCACGAAGCCTTTGTCGTAGTCGAACACCCGCGGATCTTTCACATAATCGAGCAGGTCGTTGCTCTCGTTGTAATGGATGCCCAGGCTCTGTTCCTGGATGAACGCGTTGTAGCAAACCGCATCCAGTTGCAGGCACGCCGCCAGGGCAATCGGCCCCAACGGGCAATGCAGCGCCAGCGCCACGTCGTAGGCTTCGGCCATGTTGGCGATCTTGCGGGTTTCGGTGATGCCGCCCGCGTGGGACGCATCGGGCTGGATGATGTCGACGTAGCCTTCGCTGAGCACACGCTTGAAATCCCAACGCGAGAACAACCGCTCACCGAGGGCGATCGGCGTGCTGGTCAGCGGCGCCAGCTCTTTCAGCGCTTCGTAGTTTTCGCTGAGCACCGGCTCTTCGATGAACATCAATTTGTACGGGTCGAGTTCCTTCATCAGCACCTTGGCCATTGGCTTGTGCACCCGACCATGGAAGTCCACGCCGATGCCGACATTCGGACCGACCGCATCGCGCACGGCGGCGACGTTGGCCAGGGCCAGGTCGACTTTTTCGAAAGAATCGAGGAATTGCAGTTCTTCAGTGCCATTCATTTTCACTGCGGTGAAACCACGGCTGACGGCTTCTTTCGCAGCACGCGCGGTGTCCGCCGGGCGATCACCACCAATCCACGAATAAACCCGGATCTTGTCCCGCACCTGACCGCCCAACAGATCGCTGACCGACACTCCCAGCGCCTTGCCCTTGATGTCCCACAGCGCCTGGTCGATGCCGGCCAGCGCGCTCATGTGGATCGCCCCGCCTCGATAGAAGCCGCCACGGTAGAGCACCGTCCAGATGTCTTCGATATTGCGTGGGTCTTTGCCGATCAGGTAGTCGGACAATTCCTCAACCGCAGCGGCTACGGTGTGCGCGCGGCCTTCGACCACGGGCTCGCCCCAACCGGTCACACCCTCGTCGGTCTCGACCTTGAGGAAGCACCAGCGCGGCGGAACGATGAAGGTGGTGAGTTTGG includes these proteins:
- a CDS encoding AraC family transcriptional regulator codes for the protein MLLTRYLDANATLVSLIQSLTTRDGYTPTALPGVQILRASRDLARGPQIYEPSLVIIAQGGKLAYLGSRTLEYGAGHYLIQALPVPFECETFSAPDGPMLGISIAIDRVLLGELVLAMGLASGRYIAAQTPESMTSAVLDDAMRGCVERLLRCLHDPLESQVMGQARLRELLFVALRGPQADVLRALVEQQGQFARIAASLSHLHAHYTEPLNVEALASCANMSASTFHEHFKRCTLLSPVQYLKRLRLLKAQRLLQGEGLGVAQVAHRVGYQSTSQFSREYKRYFERNPGDERAA
- a CDS encoding NAD(P)-dependent alcohol dehydrogenase; this encodes MYTAIGYAAQSPTTPLAPMKFERRSPRADDVAIEILYCGVCHSDIHQARNEWGIAVYPLMPGHEIVGKVTAVGANVTKHKVGDLVGVGCMVDSCRHCEACQADLEQYCLEGPTLTYATPDRVDGSNTMGGYSDSIVVSEHFVVRIPEKLDLASAAPILCAGITTYSPLKHYGVKVGDKVGILGMGGLGHMGIKFAKAMGAEVTLFTRSASKAEEGRRQGADHVIVSTDAEQMKAVAGHFDFLLDTIPVQHDLNPYLDTLRFDGVHIVVGLIEPVEPPVHAGKLVMSRRVLAGSLIGGIAETQEVLDFCAEHGISCDIEMLDIRQINEAYTRMIAGDVKYRFVIDMATLKI
- a CDS encoding IclR family transcriptional regulator → MQEDAPKIAKDAAPTGTQTLLRGLGVVQAVASGARDLKEIARLIGTTRSTTHRLASCLVDERYLRVVPQIGYLLGPKLIELGFQAREELPLVTLAGPYLDELSALTGDTIHLAIREGDEVLYLLKNPGRNGPEMRSRVGHRMPLARTGIGKALMLDDTQEEWQRLYEISLPVGGKNQFWPLHPEQSWEQFQQRMIEYVAGGYAFDLEDNEPSIRCVAAPIRDASKRIVAGISIASTVPYMPLEKMAELIPLIKGVTARLSAELGLKV
- a CDS encoding MFS transporter, with protein sequence MQPQTLTGQASLVTPSRKRFFIMVLLFITVVINYLDRSNLSIAAPALTSDLGIDPIHVGLIFSAFGWTYAAMQIPGGWLVDRVPPRILYSVALLLWSLATVMLGFAASFIALFVLRMAVGALEAPAYPINSRVVTTWFPERERATAIGFYTSGQFVGLAFLTPVLAWLQHQYGWHMVFVSTGVVGILWAVIWYAVYREPRDFKGANDAEIELIREGGGLVDIQAEAARAKAKFSWVDLGIVLSKRKLWGIYLGQFCLNSTLWFFLTWFPTYLVKYRGMDFIKSGLLASLPFLAAFVGVLCSGFFSDFLIRRGYTVGFARKLPIIGGLLISTSIIGANFVESTPLVIAFLALAFFGNGLASITWSLVSTLAPARLLGLTGGVFNFIGNLAAITTPIVIGFLASGDSFAPAITYISVLALLGALSYVLLVGKVERIKL
- the dgoD gene encoding galactonate dehydratase; this translates as MKITKLTTFIVPPRWCFLKVETDEGVTGWGEPVVEGRAHTVAAAVEELSDYLIGKDPRNIEDIWTVLYRGGFYRGGAIHMSALAGIDQALWDIKGKALGVSVSDLLGGQVRDKIRVYSWIGGDRPADTARAAKEAVSRGFTAVKMNGTEELQFLDSFEKVDLALANVAAVRDAVGPNVGIGVDFHGRVHKPMAKVLMKELDPYKLMFIEEPVLSENYEALKELAPLTSTPIALGERLFSRWDFKRVLSEGYVDIIQPDASHAGGITETRKIANMAEAYDVALALHCPLGPIALAACLQLDAVCYNAFIQEQSLGIHYNESNDLLDYVKDPRVFDYDKGFVKIPNGPGLGIEINEEYVIERAAVGHRWRNPIWRHADGSFAEW